In the genome of Chlamydia trachomatis A/HAR-13, one region contains:
- a CDS encoding LysM peptidoglycan-binding domain-containing protein encodes MNRRNTMIVATAVNAVLLAVLFMTARHSEQEIEYSQKIAPIKILEPVPVVDKAPEKLEKKPEVIAKPSQVVRNPVVSKAELAAQFADKNPKTEKESSGGSKEISSTPVESTTPVAPEISVVNAKVVEKTPEKEEFSTVIVKKGDFLERIARSNHTTVSALMQLNDLSSTQLQIGQVLRVPKTNKTEKDLQVKTPNLEDYYVVKEGDSPWAIALSNGIRLDELLKLNGLDEQKARRLRPGDRLRIR; translated from the coding sequence ATGAATCGTAGAAACACGATGATTGTAGCAACTGCTGTGAATGCAGTGCTATTGGCAGTGCTGTTTATGACCGCGCGCCATTCAGAGCAAGAAATAGAGTATTCTCAGAAAATAGCTCCTATTAAAATCTTAGAGCCCGTTCCGGTTGTTGATAAGGCTCCAGAGAAGTTAGAGAAAAAGCCTGAGGTGATTGCGAAGCCTTCTCAGGTCGTTAGAAATCCTGTCGTTTCTAAAGCTGAACTTGCTGCGCAATTTGCAGACAAAAATCCTAAGACAGAGAAGGAATCTAGTGGGGGCTCTAAAGAGATTTCATCTACCCCTGTAGAATCGACGACTCCTGTCGCTCCAGAAATTTCTGTTGTGAACGCTAAGGTAGTAGAGAAAACTCCTGAAAAAGAGGAATTCTCTACTGTTATTGTTAAGAAAGGAGACTTTTTAGAACGTATAGCTAGATCCAATCACACTACAGTTTCTGCATTGATGCAGTTGAATGACTTATCTTCGACACAGTTACAGATAGGACAAGTGTTACGAGTTCCTAAAACGAATAAGACAGAGAAGGATCTTCAAGTGAAGACTCCAAATCTGGAAGATTACTATGTAGTCAAGGAAGGAGATAGTCCTTGGGCCATTGCATTGAGTAATGGTATTCGTTTGGATGAGCTGTTGAAGTTAAATGGATTAGATGAGCAGAAAGCTCGTAGATTACGTCCAGGGGATAGATTACGAATTCGATAA
- the murD gene encoding UDP-N-acetylmuramoyl-L-alanine--D-glutamate ligase produces MGLERVVVIGLGVSGRSIAHFLAQKGVCVLGVDKSLHALQNCPYIQEKYLENEEFPSQVDYVVRSPGVSKEHPWVQAAIASHIPVMADIQLAFQTEKFTERESLAITGTTGKTTTILFLEYLFKRSGIPAFAMGNVGIPILDGMQNPGVRIVEISSFQLADQEKSYPVLSGGMILNISDNHLDYHGNFSEYFQAKQNLALCMRNPDDLWVGDERFYGHLYLEEVQKYMRLLDKESALKPLYLHDKYNYCCAYLLAKTEFPISETSFIEAVATFNKPPHRMEYLGQKQGIHYINDSKATTVSATETALLGVGNQAIVILGGRNKGCTFSSLLPALRKAAKSVVAMGECAQEIARDLEEFPVTVVKNLSEALLCAEEQAVPGDVIVLSPACASFDQFRSYEERGAMFKQLVGMEEVLL; encoded by the coding sequence ATGGGATTGGAGCGTGTTGTCGTTATCGGCCTAGGTGTCTCTGGGAGGTCTATTGCGCATTTTCTAGCTCAAAAAGGTGTATGTGTATTGGGTGTAGACAAGTCGCTTCATGCACTTCAGAATTGCCCGTATATTCAGGAAAAATATTTGGAGAACGAAGAGTTCCCTTCACAGGTGGATTATGTTGTTCGTTCTCCAGGAGTATCCAAGGAGCATCCTTGGGTACAGGCTGCGATAGCCTCGCACATTCCTGTCATGGCAGATATTCAGTTAGCTTTTCAAACAGAAAAATTTACAGAAAGAGAGTCGTTAGCAATCACAGGGACTACAGGTAAGACAACCACAATATTATTTTTAGAATACTTATTCAAACGGTCTGGGATTCCTGCTTTCGCTATGGGGAATGTAGGAATTCCTATTTTAGATGGTATGCAGAATCCTGGAGTGCGGATTGTTGAAATCAGCTCTTTCCAGCTCGCTGATCAAGAAAAATCCTATCCTGTCTTATCTGGAGGAATGATTCTAAATATCTCAGATAACCATTTAGATTATCATGGGAATTTCTCTGAGTATTTTCAAGCCAAGCAAAATCTTGCTTTATGTATGCGTAATCCCGATGACCTTTGGGTAGGAGATGAGCGTTTTTACGGCCACTTGTATTTAGAAGAAGTACAGAAGTATATGCGTTTATTAGATAAAGAAAGTGCATTAAAACCATTGTACTTGCATGATAAGTACAACTACTGTTGTGCCTATCTGCTTGCTAAAACAGAATTCCCAATATCCGAAACTAGCTTTATAGAAGCTGTGGCTACTTTTAACAAGCCTCCTCACAGGATGGAATATTTGGGGCAAAAGCAAGGCATACATTATATCAATGATAGTAAGGCAACCACGGTGAGTGCTACAGAAACAGCTCTTTTAGGGGTTGGGAATCAGGCAATTGTGATTCTTGGAGGAAGAAATAAGGGATGCACGTTCTCTTCGCTTCTTCCCGCTTTGCGAAAAGCTGCGAAGAGTGTAGTCGCTATGGGAGAGTGCGCTCAGGAGATCGCTCGAGATCTAGAAGAGTTCCCTGTAACCGTAGTGAAAAATTTATCTGAGGCTTTACTATGTGCTGAAGAGCAAGCAGTGCCTGGAGATGTGATTGTATTGTCTCCGGCTTGTGCTAGCTTTGATCAATTCCGTAGCTATGAAGAGCGAGGGGCAATGTTTAAGCAGTTGGTTGGGATGGAAGAGGTTCTTTTATGA
- the ftsW gene encoding putative lipid II flippase FtsW encodes MKWFLISCLLGIFSLGLIMVFDTSSAEVLDRALSCSTHKALIRQITYLGLGLGIASFVYILGWKDFLKMSPMLLIFLGITLVLVLIPGIGVCRNGAKRWLGVGQLTLQPSEFVKYLVPCVAIECLTTKPSIRSSFKRFVAFVALLFIPIMLIAIEPDNGSAAVISFSLIPVFIVTAVRLRYWLLPLLCILCIGGTFAYRLPYVQNRLQVYLHPELDIKGRGHQPYQAKIAAGSGRVFGKGPGKGLQKLTYLPEAQNDYIAAIYAEEFGFIGMLLLILLYMGFIYSGYVIAMRASLLSGAALAISITVIIGMQAFINLGVVSGLLPSKGVNLPFFSQGGSSLIANMCGMGLLLRICDEENQQNRIGSGGNRRAHYPCSSSKRDFYS; translated from the coding sequence ATGAAATGGTTCCTGATTTCCTGTTTATTAGGAATTTTTTCTCTCGGGCTGATCATGGTGTTTGATACCTCATCAGCAGAGGTTTTGGATCGAGCTTTGTCGTGTAGTACACACAAAGCTCTGATCCGGCAGATTACTTATCTTGGATTGGGACTTGGTATCGCTTCATTTGTGTACATCTTAGGATGGAAGGATTTCTTGAAAATGAGCCCTATGTTGCTGATTTTCTTGGGGATTACTCTTGTTTTGGTTCTTATTCCAGGTATTGGTGTTTGTAGAAATGGAGCTAAGCGTTGGCTAGGAGTGGGGCAGTTAACTTTACAGCCTTCTGAATTTGTTAAATATTTAGTTCCATGTGTTGCTATCGAATGTTTAACAACAAAACCTTCTATTCGTAGTAGTTTTAAACGATTCGTAGCTTTTGTTGCTCTGTTGTTTATCCCCATTATGTTGATAGCGATTGAACCTGACAATGGATCTGCGGCCGTGATCTCATTTTCCTTAATTCCAGTTTTTATCGTAACTGCAGTGCGATTACGCTATTGGCTGCTTCCTTTGCTATGTATTCTGTGTATTGGAGGTACATTTGCCTATCGGCTCCCTTATGTTCAGAATCGTTTGCAAGTTTACCTACATCCTGAATTAGATATTAAAGGAAGAGGCCATCAACCTTACCAAGCTAAAATTGCAGCAGGCTCTGGAAGAGTGTTTGGTAAAGGTCCAGGAAAAGGATTACAAAAATTAACTTATCTTCCAGAAGCTCAGAATGATTACATTGCTGCTATTTACGCAGAAGAGTTTGGATTTATTGGGATGCTCCTATTGATTCTTCTCTACATGGGATTTATTTATAGCGGGTATGTCATTGCAATGCGAGCCTCCCTTTTATCTGGAGCGGCTCTTGCTATTTCAATCACTGTGATTATTGGGATGCAAGCTTTTATTAACTTGGGTGTTGTTTCTGGGTTATTGCCTAGCAAGGGAGTGAACCTTCCATTTTTTAGTCAGGGAGGCTCTTCTCTAATTGCTAATATGTGTGGCATGGGATTGCTATTAAGGATATGTGATGAAGAAAATCAACAAAATCGTATTGGCAGTGGGGGGAACAGGAGGGCACATTATCCCTGCTCTAGCAGCAAGAGAGACTTTTATTCATGA